The DNA sequence AAGGCCATAAGGGTTTCGGTGTTTACAGTAACTACAcaacaaataggtacatttacttttactttagtGTTTACAACTTTCCAGGTTATCCAGACCTCTTTCCCCAATACCAACTCCCATCGAGGAAGTCCAAGAAGCAGTGGAGGCAGAGACCGTGGACGACCAGCCCGACAACTACATCAATGGTGCAGACAGAGCTGTTGATCTTCTGTCTCCGAAGGAATCGGCCAACTTACTAGATGAGAAAGACAGGATCAGCCGACAAAGCTTTGACGAGACCCTACTCGGCGACATCAATGAGAAACAAGAGCTAGCACTGTCAGGCAGAGAGAAATGCCACAGTGTCGGCGAGAAATACAAAACACAGAAATCGGCTATTATGGAAATACAGCAAAGTCCAACTATGGCTCGAGACATGAGTATTGACGGACTCTACAACTTGACATCCCAAGTGGACCACGCCGAATGTGGGTTACCGCTACCTCTATTCGAGGATGGCTATCTATGCCTGCCTTACTTATCGTTGCAATACTTAGATCTGTTGTCGGACCCGGCAGTGCAAGGGTTTGTGGTGGGGGCTTCTAACGTGCTGTTCAAGCAGAAGCGGCAGTTGTTCGACGTGGTGGTAGACCTCAACGAGCTGCGTATCGAGACGGCTGACCTGGCGCTGCGAAGGCAGCTCACCCTTGGTACGGAGGACTTGAGGTTCGCGGACCACGTTGTCAGGCATGGAGCCACTCAGGGGGACAAGTGGATCAGAGAACAGTTCGCTAGCTATATCATCTATTTGCTTAGGACTTCTCTTTTACCAGGTATGTACGTACATAATAAAGTGTCTGTGTTATACTTTATAATCGTCATCAATTAATTCTAAACCCtggctggacataggcctgtTCCTTGCTGCTCTTGTGTTCTTAGCCATCCACAATTCCACACCCAATCACTATGGCTTTCCATCCAGATCGATACTTATCATTGTAATAAATTTGAAAAGACGGATTACTTACCTGAAACCCTTAAAAGTAAACCTCAAATAACACAGGAAAGATCTTGTTTATCTATAAAATTACACTGTTCTGGAATACAGCCTAACCTAATTTACTAATTTCATTCCAGAGGGTAGTCGAGAAATAGAACCATACAATGCTCAATTCATGGCCGCCTTCAAGGCCACCCCGGCTTACGAGAAGTGGCTGAAGCAGACCAACAACGGAGACATCGAGGCGTTCTCCACACTCGCTCCCGTGCACCCCTTCGCCGGGCAGCTGTCAGTCGCTGACATGAAGcttaagtttgcacagtgagTCATTGCGAGCTTATCTCTAGTATTATTTTACACAACTACTTAGGTTTTGTTTGTGAGATGCTCGCTTATCTTTAGTACACAGCTATAATAGGCTTGTTAGTGTGTCGTTTATAGCCtgtgtgataatgataagtgTAAATAACTGCACGTTGTATCATTATTGAATGGGTATAGCAAATGTGAACTATGCAGCAGTAGGAAAGTTTTTAATCTTTCGAATAGGTGCCTACgtatgtttttgttaatgtgtataatcatcatcagtatgTTATAATcgttcactgctggacatacgCCACTAACAAGAAGAGTTTCCTCATCTAGCCACTAGCGGCTACCTCTTCAATGTTATTGTAACAAACTCACAGTGTACTTAATACTTCGAAAACTACCGCTAAAACACAATCTACATTGCAGCACGATGTCATCCACGGACGGCGGTCGCAAGGtgacggcggcggtggcgaGCACGGGGCGCGCCGTGGCCACCACGTCCAGAGCCGTGGGCGGGGCGCTGTCGCAGGCGCGCGGGGCTCTCACGGGCTGGTGGTCCGCCCTCACCGCGCCCCCCGCCTGCCCCTCCGACACCTCCTCCACTGACGAGAAACAACTGCCGTCGGATGCCGAGGATGCGGCTGACTTCGACAACAGACGGGATTCCCCCGAGCGGAACGAAGACCCGCCTGATAAGACCATAGAGGATAATACTAACAGCATGAGCAAGATCAGAGTTGTTTGATGGGGTGCCGGACACAGGAGGCTTCGCAATAATCCACCgctcatatttattaaagatcTTAATTTGACTTGTTTATTGTACGCTGGGCGTCTGAGTCTTTGTATTTAGAGTCAAAATCagtgatattatattatttgtagcTTTCGTTGCTagttaatacatttatttgtttgttgtgcagtgatttttgtttttataccaTGAAAATGTGAGATTAGTAGTAAAATTAAGTGTATTGTTTGtgatttgtttacaatatTCACTATTAATTCAGCACAATGATATAGTTTATGTTATAATGACACAAGCGGCGCGTGCTCTTCCGGATCTAGTTATTGTTAAACGTGTGTAAATggaatttatatgtatattatgtttgtgaACTGTAGATATGCGTAGTAGCCTTTGATACACATGTCGTGATcgctaaaataatatttcgttgatcctaagtacttacttattttagtCCAATTATTTGTATCTTGTGTAAgtatattacataattaatatgtaaatGTGTTCAGCAATATTTCTTTCAGAACATTTAAGGCATAGTAGTGTTAGATAAATCAAGTAATGTTTGTTACGAAACTATCCATATTTATCGCCACGACAGTAATTTAAGATGATATAAGTaatgtatttttgttacaAAGTAGATTTTCTCGATTAATATTttacgttatattttttattaaatgaaattaatatattGTAATCACGTTCACGGTCACCACTTTCAGTTTCTGTAGCTGTGAaatttgataaaattaaatgattgaAATGACAAATCTTGTTTGATTTAAGTAAAAACGCACAATAGTCTAAACTTAATTTATTCATATCCTTTCTGTCAAGAGCATAGAATAATATCACAATCCTGGGCACACATTACATTCACATAAATGCAATGTTTTTGTCTTCATTTGTGACGCTAAACACTAAACTATcaactaggtaagtacagtCAATAACTTGCACCGTTCTCTTACAACCTACGTCACCGAGCGTACGACATGATTATAGTTATCCCGGCCTTGAGGCCTGCGCTTCGGAGCTTCGAGAATGAACCCTGATGTCTCACTCATCGCTCAGACAGCGGAGTCGGGCTCGTCCCAGGGCCAGGGCGGCGCGTCCAGAGCGTCCTGTCGCCAGAGTCTTCCGTCTGAAGGCGGGGCGAGATGGCGCAGCGGCTGGTCCGTACCGCGCGGGCCCCAGCCGGCCGGCAGCAGGTCGAGGTCAGCGCGCGGGGAGCCCGGGTCAGACGCCTCGCTGACCAGCGGCGCGGCCTCGTCGTCACTCGCGGGGCTGGCCAGCTGCCGCCCGCCGCACGTGAACGTGATGTGCCCGTCCCCGTCTTCCTGCTCCACGCTGAAGGTGACCGCGGGCGCCCGACGCCCCGGCACCGCCAGCGTCGCGCCCTCGTCTGCGACAGAGAACACACGGTGAGCGCCGCACGGCCCCGACTAGGTAATGGTAACTAGTGCCACtcgccccgccccgccccgccctGCGACTACTGTACAAGCTAGGGGCCTACTGCTTTCATGGATAAAAACTGTTGATGCTAGAAAACGTTTGATAAATGGAAACATTTCATTTGTAAATTAAGAGTAAGCCCTCAAATTGTGAATCTTGTTAGAGGTGGAGAGGCGTAAATTAAACGACTGCACGTAACAATGTAACGTAGATTTAttctcaataaaattattattgtaaattcaCAACTTTAGGAATGATATGACATTTCAAGTTTAGTACGTTATTGAACTAAAATAGGTTAGATACAAATATTTCTACATGATTAATTTGGAATGGCAGTAGTAACTTTCTATCACATTTGGCAAGATATCTACTAAATATAGATAATACTTTACTTAGGAATACTGGGACAAAGGAATACGAGAAGGGAATCATAAATACATTTCAAATTATTCACTACACATCAAAATTGTAGTTTAAACATCAATTCGAATAACAAAATCTACGATTTGTAGGGGAcaaacttattataatttattatgtactactaatataatgaacgttattTAATAACGTGTAAGCTAAAAACATTGAATAGACAAAGATTTATTATGTAGAATAAAATGCAATATCACAAACATACTACTAGGTATTTGAAACCCTAGAAATTGAACTTACTAAGGTAGGcactatattatttatgatctagctatgaatttttatgtaagtacttaataagttACTTGAAATTAACATTACTTTGAAATTGACTTTACCATTTTGGTGTAAGGTCCACAGCACGTATAATTCGAAAAACACCTAATTTGTATCTAATAAAAAGTACCCATGTTTTATCAGGAACATGAtattaaagtacctaaatgtGTTTTCAAGTAACACTAATagatataaaacaaatatggcttACAGGAAAACTGTTAGTAAGTACTTCCTTTGGaaactcaataaatataataaataactacacTACACAATGATGAACCTTTGTAATCTACAACAGCGCAATATGAAATAGTTTCATAAAATCTCAATAGCTTCACCTAGCGTAGCTACTGATTACTGCATAGTTCTTGCTACCAGCCACTAGAGGGCATTAGTATTTTGAATACCAACCAAACGCACCAGTGTGCTCTTATTCAGATAAACTGCATAGTATTATATCGAAACTATCctcatattaaattaatattgacgaccgaatggcgtagtggttagtgacctgactactgagccgatggtcccgggttcgattcccggctggggcagatatttgtttaaagacagatatttgtactcgggtcttgggtgttgatatttatatttagtatctatctatctatgtatttgtgtagatatatcagctgtccgacacccataacacaggttctgcctagcttggggtcggatggccgtgtgtgagatgtccccacatatttatttattatattataacgcTTAATTTGCAAACACTTGAAATCTATCATTTTAAATGGCCATCTTTTCCCTACTCTACCTGTATAGCCCACTAGATGGCGCCTACAGAAACACGTCTTCATTAAAGTTGACAATATGGTGTCGGGGGGCGTCCTCATCCGAGGATTCACCCCCGGGGCCGGGGGCGGGGGCAGGGGGGTGCTCTCGGATCGTGTCTAGACTCTCACCTGCTTGCTCGTCGGGCTCAGACTGTAGGACGTCCTCCATGGCTTCTTCGTTGAGGGTTTGTAGCGCGCCGCAGATCATTTGCTCTTCCAGTGTCACCTGGAGGGGGTTTAGTGTGAGTTTTCGTGGTGATTGTGGGTTGTCTGTTagcttttttatgtatttaggGCTATACGAGTATTTTACAAGAATAATCTTTTGTATGTTTGGCATTTTATCTATACCTAGTGAATGCACAATAGGCTTGATAATGAAACATTCATAAGTTAAATAACACGTTCAAAGTGTTTTCTTTAATAATCGACAGAGGCACAAACTGTCtaataagtttaaataattatatgaatgCCTGTAAAAACCAGTGCTAATAAATGCCGTAACATCCCTAATGAATATTGTAAACACAAAAGTGAACTTAAATAAATGCAACTAAGAAGAAAGATGGAGTGACTAGAAAAATACCTTaaaataagtagtttttttaaaataatgatagtAGGCCACCAATCACTGCTTCAATCAAATAAACAACTAAAACTATACTCTAAGAAACTACTATTCACCTGGTACTCTGCGAATGGCTgcataaagtaataataaaaatatttttaataaaattcatttCTTGCAGCAGATTTAAATTGAAAACTATCTCATGTGTctaaaattacaattacatgttataaaaatgtaaCTATGCGTACCTGTTTTTCAACGTTGCACGGCCTGCTTCGTTGGTGATCCATGGAAGGTCTTTTGACGGTGTCTGGTTCCGATTCTGAAGGTTTGTCAGGGATCACTGAGGAAGAACATTAgtcttaattttaattatgttttgataGTTCCATTGCGCATATAAATTATGGTGagaaatacatattatattgatCGCGTAAAATGAATTGGTcgctctcccaaggagcgtgTGTCGCTATAATAAATGGTGGGACGTCCTCCATCCTGCTGGATCTACAACCAGCATAAATAGGTAGCCTGTAGTTGCTAAATTAAGACAACCAAGTCTTGTGGTGCTCCTTAGGAAAGGTTTATGACCAGCAGTGGACCATTGCAAGCTCATAATGTAGTAATCTAGGTACGTACCTGCGACGGTGGGCGCGGCGAAGGGCACGTTGGCCTCCAGCTCCTTGAGGTTGGTGACCAGCATCTTGAACAGCTCCCAGTCGCCGAACGGCAGGTCCAGCAGCTGGTACAAGAGAAACATTGGTATATGAGAAGCTGGTTTTATAGCTGTGAATATTTATCTGGCCAGCAGATGataattattggctgatgatagtacctaattatttaatcagCCGTAAACAAAGAAGTACACTTGAATAATGTGCTGGGGCAGATAATGGACTAAAGCAGCGTAAGCTCACTGGGTATGCAAAGGCCTTACTGGAGTCTGTCAACGTCCATTTTCGTTTGTTCCTAAATGCAACATCGCTTATCTGCGCTACCTTGTTCCCTACACGTTAGAATAAACTGCTGTAAGTGTATAATTCATATCTATGTACTCACAGGCTTCAGATCACTCAGCTGGCAGTTGGCGAGCACCATCCCGCACACGCGCTGCGCCTGCAGGGCCtcgcccgcccgcgccgcgctcgGTCCGAGAGCCAAGCTCACTAACGAGCATACTTTCACTACCGACAGGGTTCACTGACGGATAGACTGGGCTTTTGTTGCAAACTACATACCTATAGCAACAAAAATGGCGACGCTCGGTTTTGACGTATACTTCTTGCGCATAAACACGCTTCACACCATAACAAAGCCGTGCGTGTTGCACTCAGGAACGTATAATAAAAGCGTAATCGAACAATAGCGATTTAGCGGCATTGGTTGCACCAAGAGCATCGCTCGGTTTTGACCACCATAACAATGCCTGTGGCCCGTTGGTCAGTACAATTTCGTTCATTAACCTCTAACCTTGTCTTCATAATCTATGTACTCACCGGCTTCAGGTCTGCCAGCTGGCAGTTGGCGAGCACCATCCCGCACACGCGCTGCGCCTGCAGGGCCTCACtagcccgcgccgcgcccggaCCGAGAGCCACACTCACTAGAGAGCATACTTTCTTTCTATAACGACAGGGTTCACTGACGGATACACTGGGctgttgtttttttacacACTACATACCTATAGCAACAAAAATGGCGACGATCGGTTTTGACGTACTCTTCCTGCGCCCGTACCGTAACAAGACAGCGCATGTGGCATTCAGGAACGTATAATAAAAGCGCGATTTAGCGGCATAGGTAGCACCAAGAGCATCGCTCGGTTTTGACCACATAACAATGCCTGTGGCCTATTGGTCAGTACATTTTCGTTCATTGACCTCTAACCTTGTCTTCATTATCTATGTGCTCACCGGCTTCAGGTCACTCAGCTGGCAGTTGGCGAGCACCATCCCGCACACGCGCTGCGCCTGCAGGGCCTCACTAGCCCGCGCTGAGCTCGGTCCGAGAGCCAAGCTCACTAAAGAGCAGACTCTCTCCACGGAGAGAGTGGAGAGACGGATGTTGGAGATGTCTGACTGGAAGGGGAAATGAGATGGTAAGTATAGAGTCGTGAATGTAAgtttaaaagttaaaacagaaaagaaaataagGGACATATTTGATAGGTTTTCTCTATCTGGCTCACTGTTTCACTATTTCTGAATAACGGTAATTTGTTGGGATCATATAATCTTAATAGAATGCTAATTTGTCCCTTAGTAATAAGCGATAAATTCAGAATTTACAGAATTTCCAATTTCATCACACAcggaaaaaaaacacatccATTACGTGTGTTGAAAAAACGAATCAATATAAAAACAACGCTTATACCACACGACACGACTCACCAAATTAGGAAACGCAGCTTTCAGCGTCAAATACGGGTTCCTACTCGGATGCGTGCTAGGGGGCGGCGGGTACTGCGGGGGCGCGCCCTGCGGCACGTAGCCCCGCCCCGTGCTGGTCCACCCCACccagatacacacacacacatacactataGTATTCTTACCAATGAAGTAGTAATAGTGTGGCCAAAACTGCTATGCACTATTTAGGTATGCGCGCGCTATAACGGGTGAATCGACTGCTGCGCTCTGTCACGTCTCTGTCAGGGAGTGCACAACACTAATGGCTACACTATAAGAACGCTACTAATAAACTCACCAAATTAGGAAACGCAGCTTTCAGCGTCAAATACGGGTTCCTACTCGGGTGTGCGCTAGGGGGCGGCGGGTACTGCGGGGGCGCGGTCTGCGGCACCTAGCCCTGCGCCGTGCTGGTCCACCCCACCCAGATGCACACACGAGATAGGAAACTTACGTATCCATCAAGTTATTTACAACAAACAGGACGCGTCCACGATGCCAGCGGGTGAAGCGGCGGCCACAGACTATCCGCCTACTCCTACTCCACCGAAACCTATCCCAGGATGCGGAGATTTGTACGTATACGTACGTGCGTCATAGAGTAAATAATACTAGTGCGTGCCGCCGCTTCATCCGCTGAAGTCATGGACACAGCCTTATACTACACAACTCACCAAATTAGGAAACGCAGCTTTCAGCGTCAAATACGGGTTCCTATTCGGgtgcgcggggggcgggggcgggtaCTGCGGGGGCGCGGTCTGTGGGACGTAGCCCTGTGGCGTGCTGGTCCACCCCACCCAGATGGGGGGCACCCCCGGTGCTGGCATCGGGGGTAGGGCCCCGGGGGTAGTGGGCGGGTGGCGCTGTGGAGGAGGTAGAAAGATTTGAGTTGTGTACACTTGTGAATGATATGTTATACATATTAGgttggtacctacttatagcaTGGAATTGTAGATACAGTCTCGTCTAATTTATTTGTCCTCATAAATTATCTTTGAAACACGAATTCATGTCTTCGTATTTTGAAGTGTCATTAAAACTAATGGGAACTGCGGATTTGTGGCGCAGCCGCAGTTAGATTTAAGAAGCCTAAACGATTGGTTATTAGCGATactatcaattttattttattgcttcTAACTTTACTATTAAACTGGATGAGCTTAAAAAGACTTGCGGttgccaaaaaataaaaaaaaactattcgtTGCATCGGTTACCGGTAATATAGGTACCgccgcctctttgtactgttaaatttttaagttcttgtttttgtaatttttgtttttggtgcaaataaagtgttgtACTGTATTGTAATAGTTACCTGTTTCCTATGCAGCAGCTTGGAATGTGTCTGCCGCTGGTGCGGCGGCGTGCCCCACGGCAGCAGcccggccgcgccgccgccgcccaggTCTTCCTCCGCGCCCGACTGCTGTTGTTCTTCTGAGGGTAATGTGTACAGGGTGTTAGGAAAAGGGTGATTTAAGCCGGAAGAAGTTGACATTGAAAGTTTCCAGTTTTGCACAGGATTTTGGATTGCCATCTTTTTAGATGTGTATGTAGTGATGTATGGAGACAAATTTACATACCCTACTGAACACCTAATAATTGAGTTGGGCACATTATCTCATGACACGGCATTTACACAAAAGTAGGTCAAGATacagtcatattattatttcatatagGACCCACTGTGTCCTAGCATAGCGTGCGCtatatttcatataaaatacatatggCGAATATTGCGCTGCGGCTCAACAACAAACCGCCTACCTTTAATGAGCTTCCGGATGTATGGGTCGAGGTTGATGGTGAAGGGCAGGAAGATCTTGAGGTCGGCGGCGGTGAGCGTGGCGCGGTGCAGGCTCAGGAACACCTCCAGCTTGCGCTCATCTCGATCCAGTTCCATGAGAGTGCCGGCTTCGCGGAGGCCGTTCATTAG is a window from the Plutella xylostella chromosome 10, ilPluXylo3.1, whole genome shotgun sequence genome containing:
- the LOC105380531 gene encoding late secretory pathway protein AVL9 homolog; the encoded protein is MSVISNPVLNIIVVGFHHKKGCQIEHCYPELVPGRPTELPAAWRHLPALALPDGSHNYLSDTIFFHLPGLSEPAHTVYAISCFRQIPLEEVVQKTDDMTRSSVQKSVCVICRYPLFGRLAVKMELVVRAWFLQGDFSQTKLLEDAFNHLNSCPIQVEQTLEGLSAVHVSDTWRHKALLLVKLVLLRRRVLLHGAAAGPLSAALLALLSLLPLCVERGLGQAANVTLSRPLSPIPTPIEEVQEAVEAETVDDQPDNYINGADRAVDLLSPKESANLLDEKDRISRQSFDETLLGDINEKQELALSGREKCHSVGEKYKTQKSAIMEIQQSPTMARDMSIDGLYNLTSQVDHAECGLPLPLFEDGYLCLPYLSLQYLDLLSDPAVQGFVVGASNVLFKQKRQLFDVVVDLNELRIETADLALRRQLTLGTEDLRFADHVVRHGATQGDKWIREQFASYIIYLLRTSLLPEGSREIEPYNAQFMAAFKATPAYEKWLKQTNNGDIEAFSTLAPVHPFAGQLSVADMKLKFAHTMSSTDGGRKVTAAVASTGRAVATTSRAVGGALSQARGALTGWWSALTAPPACPSDTSSTDEKQLPSDAEDAADFDNRRDSPERNEDPPDKTIEDNTNSMSKIRVV